TCTACCAATAGTTGGAGGTTCTATCCTTAGCCACGACCACTATCAAGGTGGACACCATGAATTTCCTATGGCTAAAGCTCCTGTAGAGAAGGAAGTTATTTTCAAAGGATATGAAGATATAAAAGCTGGAATTGTAAAATGGCCTATGTCTGTACTTAGAATAACTGGAAAAGATAGAGCTAAATTAGTTGAATTAGCTGATAAAATTTTAAAATCTTGGAGAGAATACAGTGATGAATCTCTTGGAATATTTGCTTATTCAAAGGATACTCCTCACAACACTATCACTCCAATAGCTAGAAGAAGAGGAGAAAACTTCGAATTAGATTTAGTTCTTAGAAATAATAGAACTAGTGAAGAGCATCCACTTGGAATATTCCACCCTCATGCTGATGTTCATAATATTAAAAAGGAAAATATTGGACTTATTGAGGTAATGGGACTTGCTGTTCTACCTGGAAGATTAAAAGAAGAATTAGAGATTTTAAGTGAATATATCGTTGCTTCTAACTATGAAGAAAAGATAAAAAATGATAGTAAAGTTGAGAAGCATTTAGATTGGATAAAAAATATTATGAAAAAACATGAAAAAATATCTTCTCAAAATGCTCATGATATATTAAAATCTGAAGTAGGAATTACTTTCTCTAGAGTTCTTGAAGATGCTGGTGTCTATAAAAGAGATGAGAAAGGACAAGCTGGTTTAATAAGATTTGTTGACCATGTAAATAGTATTTAATTTAAGGAGGCTATAAAAATGGCAGTATTAGTATGTGGAGGAGCTGGTTACATAGGAAGTCACGTAACTAGAGCTTTAATAGATAGTGGAGAAGAGGTTGTTGTACTTGATAACCTTTTAACAGGACACGTGGACGCTGTTCATGAAAAAGCAAAACTTGTTCTTGGAGATTTAAGAGATGAAGAGTTCTTAGATAAAGTATTTAGAGAGAATAAAATAGAAGGAGTTATTGACTTTGCTGCTTTCTCACTTGTTGGTGAAAGTATGAGTGAACCTTTAAAATATTTTGAAAATAACTTCTATGGAACTCTTTGCTTATTAAAAGCTATGAGAAAACACAATGTAAAAAATATAGTTTTCTCATCAACAGCTGCAACTTATGGAGAACCTGAAAATATACCTATATTAGAAACTGATAAAACTTTCCCTACAAATCCATATGGAGAGAGTAAATTAGCAGTTGAAAAGATGATGAAATGGTGTGACGTAGCTTATGGAATAAAATTTACAGCTCTTAGATATTTCAATGTTGCTGGAGCTCATCCAAGTGGAGAAATTGGAGAAGACCATAACCCAGAAAGTCATCTTATCCCAATCATATTACAAGTTGCTCTTGGAAAAAGAGAAAGTATCGGTATCTATGGAGATGACTACCCTACTGTAGATGGAACTTGTATCAGAGACTATATCCATGTAATGGACTTAGCTGATGCTCATATCCTTGCTTTAAAAAGATTATATAACGGTGGAGAGAGTACTATATTCAACCTAGGAAATGGAGAAGGATTCTCTGTTAAAGAGGTTATTGAAGTTGCTAGAAAGGTAACTGGACACCCTATACCTGCTGTTGTATCACCTAGAAGAGCTGGAGACCCTGCTAAACTTGTAGCTACTTCTGAAAAAGCTATGAGAGAATTAAAATGGAAACCTAAATATAACTCTCTTGAAAAAATTATAGAAACTGCTTGGAATTGGCATAAATCTCATCCTAATGGATATGAAGATTAATGAATATAACTAAATAGCAAAAGAGGTATAAATCCACCTTTCACCCTATCTCTCATTTGTGGATTATACCTCTTTTACTTTTATAATTTGTAACTACTCAGATCCCTAATTAAAAAACTAAGGCTGGGGCTGTTGTAAATTTAAATAGCCCAAACCTTTGAAATTAGCTGAAAAAAAGAGAGAGAATATGAAAAAATTTCTATAAATTAAGAATTCTTTTTAATAACTCTCTATGATAAAATCTTAAATATTATAGGAGTCTATTTTTATGGACAGAAAAAGAAGAAAAATTTCTAAACTTACTGATACTAAAAGAAATATTATTACTTCGTTTATTCAAGAGTATGATATTCAATCTACTAATGATTTGCAAGAGGCTTTAAAGGATTTACTTGGAGATACAATCTAAGAAATGATGGAAGCTGAAATGACTGAACATCTTAGGTATAATAAATATGAACGTTCTGACTCTACTAACTCTAGAAATGGTAGAAAAACTAAAACTATTCATAGTAAATATGGTGAAACAACTATTGAACTTCCTCTAGATAGGTATGCTTCTTTTGAGCCTAAAATTGTTAAAAAACGTCAAAAAAATATTTCCGCTATTGATGATAAAATCATCTCTATGTATGCTAAAAGTATAACTACGCGTCAAATCTCTGAGTAAATTGAAGTGAAATGTCACCTGTCAAGTACTCAATTTAATTATTAACATTTTTTTCTTTTTCTATTTATTAAATTCTCTATATTCTAAGGGACTTCGTTCTCCTAGATTTCTTTATAATCTTTCTTCATTGTAAAAATTTATATATGATGATCAGGCTGTAGACAATTAATTTGTCTATGGCCTTTTTTGTTTTGTTAATTTAGAAAAAGCCTGATATAATAAATTTAGGTGATTTAATATGATGAAAATAAGAAATAATAATACTAGACAAGATGTTAAAAATATTAATCTTGATATGTTAGTACCTCAAGATCATATTATTAGAAAAATTGATTCTGCGCTTGATTTATCTTTTATTTATGAAAAAGTTAAGCCTCTATATAGTAATACTGGAACTAATAGTATTGATCCTGTTGTTTTATTTAAAATAATTCTAATTCAATATCTTTTTGGAATACGTTCTATGAGGCAAACTATTAAAGAAATTGAAGTTAATATTGCTTACAGATGGTATCTAGGATATGGTCTTGATGAAAAAATACCTCATTTTACTACTTTTGGAAAAAACTGTCAAAGAAGATTTCAAAATCCAAAAATATTTGAAGAGATTTTTAACGAGATAATTTCTGAAGATATTAAATGTAGATTTGTTAATATTGAAAGTGTATTTGTTGATAGAACACATATTAAAGCTAGCGCTAATAATCAGAAAGCTAGAAATGTTTTGATAGAAGAAAACTCAAAATTTTATCAAGAACAACTTGAAAAAGAGATTAATTTAGATAGAGAAAATCATAAAAAAACTTTAAATTTTGATAAAACTATTAAAGAGAAAAGAATAAAGCAAAGTACAACAGATGTAGAATGTGGTGTTTTCCATAAAGGTGAACATAAAAAGGTATTTGCATATTCAGCTAATACAGCGTGTGATAAAAATAATTTCGTATTAGATTTTATAGTTAATCCTGGTAATATTCATGATTCTAAAGCTTTTCCAGAATTGTATAAAAAATTAAAAAACAAATATTCTGGAATAAAAAATATTGTAGTTGATGCAGGATATAAAATTCCAGCAATAGCAAAATTATTGATTGATGATAATGTAATACCAATTATGCCATACAAATTAACTCATTTTTTATATTGACTAAAATTTAGCTGACATAATTTGAAAGAAAAAATTATCAAAAAATATATATTTAAAATAATAAGATAATAGAGTATACTTTAATTAAAAAGATTATTTGGGAGATAAAGATGTTAACAAGTCGTTCAACTAAAATTTTAAAGTTTTTATTAAGTCAAGATAAAAAAATCTTCTTAAAAGATATAGCTGAGTATTTTAAGGTAAGTGAAAGAACAATTCGTTATGAGTTGGATAAAATAAATGAAGAGTTAAATAAAGAGAATCAGATTTCATTAAATAAAGGGGAGTGTTTTATAGAGAATATAGAAGAGATAGAAAAAATCTTAAATGAAAATACTCCATATATTCCTTCTGCAAAGGAGAGAGAATTATTTATTTTGTTAAATATATGTTTGATAAGAAAAATCAAACAATCAACTTTATCAGATTTTTTAGATATTAGTATAAGTACAGTAAAAGCTCATTTAAGAGATATAAGAAAAGTTTTAGATGTATATGGTTTAAAATTAGAAATCCTACCTAAAAAAGGATTAGTAATCGAGGGAAGTGAAGAACAGATTAGACAATGTACTCTAAAAGCGATTACATTATGTAAAAGAGAAAAAAGTAAATTTTTAGATAATATTATTTATGAATATCTAGGAGATATAAATCAAGAGGGAATAAAATTATTTATAAATTATTGTCAAAAGTTAATGGAAAAAATAATCTCTGATGAAGCTTATGATATTATTTTAAAATATATAACTTTAGTTATTTATTTTAATAAAAATGATAATAAGATAAAAAATATAAAAAATAGTAATTTTTTGGAAAATACTAAGGAATATGAAGCTATAATTCAATCTAAAGCTCTATTAGAAGGATTTTATGAAATGGAATTTTCAAAAGAAGAGTATTTAAAGATGACTGACTATTTTTTAGGAAGTCATACTTATAATATTACATACTCTTATTATGAAAACTGGGTAGAGATAGAGATAATGGTAAAAAATTTTATAGAACAAGTAAATAAAGAGTTAGAAGTAGATATAGCAAATGATGAAACTCTTATACTAGGACTAATAAATCATATAAAACCAACTATATATAGGATAAAAAATGGAATAGAATTAGAAAATAGTATTTATGAAGAAGTTGTAGAAAGCTATCCTAATTTATTTTCAATAGTTAAAAAAGCTGTTGAAAAATTAGAGAATTTTATAGGGATAATATTTACAAATGATGAGATAGCCTTTTTAACAATCCATTTTAAAGCAGCTATTGATAGAAATATTAAAATAAAAAAAGAAAAATTAAAGGTTTTGATAGTTTGCGGTTCAGGATATGGAAGCTCAAAATTACTAGCTCAACAGATTAAAGATATTTACAGAGTTGAGATAGTAGACGCTATTCCAAGATATTTATTAGAAAAGGTTGAAAGAAGAAAAGATATAGATTTAATTTTAACAACAGTTCCATTAGATAATTTTAATACTAATAGAGATGTAATAAGAGTAAATCCAATTTTATCTAAAGAGGATATTCAAAGTTTAGATAACTATCCAGTTCCTAGAGATAATAAGAAGATACTTTTTTCTCAATTAATAAAGGTTTTAGAAGATAACTCTAATATTGTGGTAACAGAAAAATTATTAAAAAGTTTAAAAAATTTTTTAGATACAAAATTAATAGACGATATTTGTCAGAAAAAAAATACAATATTTGACCTATTACCTGAAAGTAGAATAATTATAAAAGGAAAAGCTAAAAATTGGGAAGAAGCAATAATTGAAACAGGAAATTTATTATTAAGAGATGGGTGTATTAAAGAAGATTATATTGATGAGATGGTAAAAATAGTTAAAGAGTTTGGAAATTATATTCTTTTTGTACCTGGAGTAATATTTCCTCATGCAAAAGCTAAATCAAAGGTTAGTAAAACAGGATTCTCATTGGCAATTTATGAAGAGGGAATAGATTTTATAGATGGTAATAAAATAAATGTAGTAATAAGTTTTTGCTCACAAGATGGTAGAGAACATCTAGATAGTTTAGTAGAAATAATTGAAAATTTTGAAGAAAATAAACTATTAAAAAAATTAAAGAGATGTAAAAATTCAAAAGATGTATTAAAGTGTATAAATATATAAAAAAAGGAGAGAATTTTTTCTCTTTTTTTTTTGAAAAAAATCAAATCTTTAATTTTATTTGAGAATATTTTATAATAAATTAGAACAAAGATGGAGGTAATATAAATGTTAAAAGATATTTTGGCGGATAATATAACTGTATTAACAAAAGTAGAAAGTTGGCAGAAAGCTATTGAGATTGCTGCTACTCCTTTATTGGAAAAAAATAAAATAAAAGAAAGTTATATTCAAGCAATGATAGGAAATATAAAAAAATTTGGTGAATATATTATAATAGCTCCAAATGTGGCTATGCCTCATTCTAGACCAGAAGATGGAGTTAATGAAAGTTGCTTAGCATTATTAAAATTACATGAACCTGTAAAATTTGATAATGGAGAGGAAGTACAATTATTTTTTGTCCTAGGAGCAAAAGATAATAGTTCTCATATCAACACATTGACTGAACTTATGGAAATAGTAGATAATGAGGAAAAAATAGAGGAATTACTAAAAACTAATACTATAGAAGAAATAAAACAAATAATATAAAAAAATTCAGGAGGAAGAAAAATGATAAAAATTTTAACTGTATGTGGAAATGGAATTGGAAGTAGCTTAATGTGTGCTATGAAAATTGATGAAATTTGTAAAGAGGAGGGAATAGAAGCAGAAGTAGCTTCATCAGATTTTAACTCTGTAGCTGGAAAACAAGCAGATTTAATAGTAACAGTAAAACAACTTGCTGAACAATTACAAGGGTATAATGTAGCTGAAATAAGAAGTTATACAAATAAGAAAAAAATAAAAGAAGATGTTTTAGAAAGAATAAAAGAATTAGTTAAATAAAAAATAATAATATATAAAGTTTAGGAGGAAGAAAAATGGAGTTTTTAAAAATAATAGGAAATGATATTTTAACAAGCCCAGCATTTTTATTAGGAATTATATCTTTAGTAGGATTATTAGCATTAAAGAAACCTTTTAATAAATTAATTACTGGAACTTTAAAACCAATATTAGGATACATAATGTTGGGAGCAGGAGCAGATTTCATTGTAAAAAATCTAGACCCATTAGGAAAAATGATACAAGAAGGATTTGGAATAACAGGAGTTGTTCCAAATAATGAAGCTATAACTTCAATAGCTCAAAATTTATTAGGTAAAGAAACAATGTTTATTCTTGTAACTGGATTAGTAATAAATATAATTATTGCAAGAGTTACAAAATATAAATATATTTTCTTAACAGGACACCATAGTTTCTTTATGGCATGTATGTTCTCAGCTGTTTTATCAACATCAGGAATGAAAGGAACAACTTTAATTTTAATTGGTGGTATATTATTAGGAGCTTGGTCAGCTATATCTCCAAGTATAGGACAAAAATATACAGACTTAGTAACTGATGATGATGGAATTGCTATGGGACACTTTGGTTCTTTAGGTTACTATTTATCAGCATTTATAGGAGAGAAAATAGGAAATAAAGGAGACAGTACAGAAAATATCGTAATTCCAGAAAAAGTTAACTTCTTAAGAGATAGTACAATATCTACAGCAATAACAATGTTAGTATTTTATCTAGTAGCTGCTATAGCTGCAGGTCCTGAATATGTTATGACTAATCTTTCAGGAGGAAAAAACTATATAGTATTTGCAATAACTTCAGCTTTAAGCTTTGCTGTTGGAGTAACAATTGTGTACAATGGAGTAAGAATGATACTATCAGAATTAATTCCAGCTTTCCAAGGGGTATCACAAAAATTAATACCAAATGCAATACCAGCAGTAGACTGTGCAGTATTTTTTACATATGCACCTAACGCTGTGTTAATTGGATTTATCTCTTCATTCATAGGTGGAGTTATAGGAATGATTGTTCTAGGAGCAATGGGAGCAGTATTAATTATTCCTGGATTAGTACCTCATTTCTTCTGTGGAGCTACAGCAGGAATATATGGAAATGCTACTGGAGGTAAAAAAGGAGCAATAGTAGGGTCATTTGTAAATGGATTATTACTAGCATTTTTACCAGCAGCATTATTACCAGTATTAGGAAGCATAGGATTCCAAAATACTACATTTGGAGATTTCGATTTTGGAGTTTTAGGAATCCTTATAGGAAAAGCAGTAGAAGGTGTTGGAGAGATTGGAGTATATGCAATAGTTGTAATATTATTAGTAATATTAATTGTACCAAACTTTATTAAAACTAAAACACACGTTATAAATGCAAAAGACGAGTATTAATATATAAAAAAAGGAAGGTAAAGGTATGAAGAAAATATTATGTGTAGGGCATTCAGCTTATGATATAACATATCTTTTACCAAATTTCCCAGTAGAAAATAGAAAATATAAGGCACAAGAGAGAATAATGGTGAGTGGCGGACCTGCAGGGAACGCCTCTTATCTTTTAGGGAAATATGGAGAAGAAGTTTCATATATTACTACATTAGGAAATGATGTTTATGGAAATGAGATTTTAAATGATTTAAAAAGTGTAGGAGTAGACACAAAAAATATCTTAATAAAAGATGAATATGTTACACCTTGTAGTTTAATTATAGCAAATGGAAGTAATGGTTCTAGAACTATAATAAACTATCGTGAAGAGGAAAAAATAGATAAAATAGAATTTAAGTATGAAAATGAACCGAAGATTCTACATTTTGATGGACATGAATTAGATTTAGCTTTAGAAGCAATAAGATTATTTCCAAATACAATAAAGGTATTAGATGCTGGGACATTTAAAAAAGGAACAGTAGTATTAGGGGCTTTAGTTGACTATCTTGTATGTTCTGAAGATTTTGCAAAGGATTATTGTGGTATTAATAAAATAGATGAGGATAATTTCTTAGAAGTTCTTTTAAAATTAAAAGAACTAAACAAAAACACTGTAATAGTTACTTTAGGAGAAAGAGGAGCTATTATGGAAGAGAATGGAAAAGTAAGAAAATTTAAGGCCTTTAAAACAAAAGCAATTGATACAACAGGAGCTGGGGATATTTTCCATGGAGCTTTTGTATATGGATTGAGTAATGGTTTTTCAATTGAAAAAAATATAGAATTTGCTTCTGCATGTGCTTCATTGTCAGTAGAAAAATTAGGTGGAAGAAACTCTATTCCTGAAATAGAAGAGGTATTAGAGAGA
This sequence is a window from Candidatus Fusobacterium pullicola. Protein-coding genes within it:
- a CDS encoding transposase yields the protein MMEAEMTEHLRYNKYERSDSTNSRNGRKTKTIHSKYGETTIELPLDRYASFEPKIVKKRQKNISAIDDKIISMYAKSITTRQISE
- a CDS encoding PTS ascorbate transporter subunit IIC; the encoded protein is MEFLKIIGNDILTSPAFLLGIISLVGLLALKKPFNKLITGTLKPILGYIMLGAGADFIVKNLDPLGKMIQEGFGITGVVPNNEAITSIAQNLLGKETMFILVTGLVINIIIARVTKYKYIFLTGHHSFFMACMFSAVLSTSGMKGTTLILIGGILLGAWSAISPSIGQKYTDLVTDDDGIAMGHFGSLGYYLSAFIGEKIGNKGDSTENIVIPEKVNFLRDSTISTAITMLVFYLVAAIAAGPEYVMTNLSGGKNYIVFAITSALSFAVGVTIVYNGVRMILSELIPAFQGVSQKLIPNAIPAVDCAVFFTYAPNAVLIGFISSFIGGVIGMIVLGAMGAVLIIPGLVPHFFCGATAGIYGNATGGKKGAIVGSFVNGLLLAFLPAALLPVLGSIGFQNTTFGDFDFGVLGILIGKAVEGVGEIGVYAIVVILLVILIVPNFIKTKTHVINAKDEY
- a CDS encoding BglG family transcription antiterminator — encoded protein: MLTSRSTKILKFLLSQDKKIFLKDIAEYFKVSERTIRYELDKINEELNKENQISLNKGECFIENIEEIEKILNENTPYIPSAKERELFILLNICLIRKIKQSTLSDFLDISISTVKAHLRDIRKVLDVYGLKLEILPKKGLVIEGSEEQIRQCTLKAITLCKREKSKFLDNIIYEYLGDINQEGIKLFINYCQKLMEKIISDEAYDIILKYITLVIYFNKNDNKIKNIKNSNFLENTKEYEAIIQSKALLEGFYEMEFSKEEYLKMTDYFLGSHTYNITYSYYENWVEIEIMVKNFIEQVNKELEVDIANDETLILGLINHIKPTIYRIKNGIELENSIYEEVVESYPNLFSIVKKAVEKLENFIGIIFTNDEIAFLTIHFKAAIDRNIKIKKEKLKVLIVCGSGYGSSKLLAQQIKDIYRVEIVDAIPRYLLEKVERRKDIDLILTTVPLDNFNTNRDVIRVNPILSKEDIQSLDNYPVPRDNKKILFSQLIKVLEDNSNIVVTEKLLKSLKNFLDTKLIDDICQKKNTIFDLLPESRIIIKGKAKNWEEAIIETGNLLLRDGCIKEDYIDEMVKIVKEFGNYILFVPGVIFPHAKAKSKVSKTGFSLAIYEEGIDFIDGNKINVVISFCSQDGREHLDSLVEIIENFEENKLLKKLKRCKNSKDVLKCINI
- a CDS encoding PTS sugar transporter subunit IIB, yielding MIKILTVCGNGIGSSLMCAMKIDEICKEEGIEAEVASSDFNSVAGKQADLIVTVKQLAEQLQGYNVAEIRSYTNKKKIKEDVLERIKELVK
- the galE gene encoding UDP-glucose 4-epimerase GalE, with product MAVLVCGGAGYIGSHVTRALIDSGEEVVVLDNLLTGHVDAVHEKAKLVLGDLRDEEFLDKVFRENKIEGVIDFAAFSLVGESMSEPLKYFENNFYGTLCLLKAMRKHNVKNIVFSSTAATYGEPENIPILETDKTFPTNPYGESKLAVEKMMKWCDVAYGIKFTALRYFNVAGAHPSGEIGEDHNPESHLIPIILQVALGKRESIGIYGDDYPTVDGTCIRDYIHVMDLADAHILALKRLYNGGESTIFNLGNGEGFSVKEVIEVARKVTGHPIPAVVSPRRAGDPAKLVATSEKAMRELKWKPKYNSLEKIIETAWNWHKSHPNGYED
- a CDS encoding transposase; protein product: MMKIRNNNTRQDVKNINLDMLVPQDHIIRKIDSALDLSFIYEKVKPLYSNTGTNSIDPVVLFKIILIQYLFGIRSMRQTIKEIEVNIAYRWYLGYGLDEKIPHFTTFGKNCQRRFQNPKIFEEIFNEIISEDIKCRFVNIESVFVDRTHIKASANNQKARNVLIEENSKFYQEQLEKEINLDRENHKKTLNFDKTIKEKRIKQSTTDVECGVFHKGEHKKVFAYSANTACDKNNFVLDFIVNPGNIHDSKAFPELYKKLKNKYSGIKNIVVDAGYKIPAIAKLLIDDNVIPIMPYKLTHFLY
- a CDS encoding carbohydrate kinase family protein — protein: MKKILCVGHSAYDITYLLPNFPVENRKYKAQERIMVSGGPAGNASYLLGKYGEEVSYITTLGNDVYGNEILNDLKSVGVDTKNILIKDEYVTPCSLIIANGSNGSRTIINYREEEKIDKIEFKYENEPKILHFDGHELDLALEAIRLFPNTIKVLDAGTFKKGTVVLGALVDYLVCSEDFAKDYCGINKIDEDNFLEVLLKLKELNKNTVIVTLGERGAIMEENGKVRKFKAFKTKAIDTTGAGDIFHGAFVYGLSNGFSIEKNIEFASACASLSVEKLGGRNSIPEIEEVLERIKRG
- a CDS encoding PTS sugar transporter subunit IIA, whose protein sequence is MLKDILADNITVLTKVESWQKAIEIAATPLLEKNKIKESYIQAMIGNIKKFGEYIIIAPNVAMPHSRPEDGVNESCLALLKLHEPVKFDNGEEVQLFFVLGAKDNSSHINTLTELMEIVDNEEKIEELLKTNTIEEIKQII